Proteins from a genomic interval of Chroococcidiopsis thermalis PCC 7203:
- a CDS encoding GNAT family N-acetyltransferase, with the protein MRIVRSENFIEYDGIFEINRLAFGQENEAKLVESIRYLPNFNSALSLVAIDSDRLVGHILFSEIAIVSPQGDVIALALAPLAVLPQFQNQGVGSQLVRAGLKQCQILGYKIVIVLGRPNFYSRFGFVPAIDRGLRSPFSVPDEAFMVLELVPGALNGVSGMVKYPSLFDCV; encoded by the coding sequence ATTTTATAGAATATGATGGTATTTTCGAGATTAATCGACTTGCGTTTGGTCAAGAGAATGAAGCGAAATTAGTCGAAAGTATTCGCTATTTACCTAATTTTAACTCTGCTCTATCTTTGGTAGCAATTGACAGCGATCGCCTCGTCGGGCATATTTTATTTAGCGAAATTGCGATCGTTAGTCCTCAAGGTGATGTGATAGCATTAGCTTTGGCTCCATTAGCTGTTCTGCCTCAGTTTCAAAATCAAGGTGTCGGTTCTCAACTTGTCAGAGCAGGGTTGAAACAGTGTCAGATTTTAGGATACAAAATTGTGATAGTTCTGGGTCGTCCGAACTTCTACAGTCGCTTTGGTTTTGTGCCTGCGATCGATCGAGGATTGCGATCGCCTTTTTCTGTTCCAGATGAAGCATTTATGGTACTGGAACTCGTACCTGGGGCATTAAATGGAGTTAGCGGGATGGTGAAGTATCCATCTTTGTTCGATTGCGTTTAA